The proteins below are encoded in one region of Megalops cyprinoides isolate fMegCyp1 chromosome 14, fMegCyp1.pri, whole genome shotgun sequence:
- the ormdl1 gene encoding ORM1-like protein 1 gives MNVGVAHSEVNPNTRVMNSRGIWLTYALGVGMLHIVLLSIPFFSVPVVWTLTNVIHNLGMYVFLHAVKGTPFETPDQGKARLLTHWEQLDYGVQFTSSRKFFTISPIILYFLASFYTKYDTTHFVINTASLLSVLIPKLPQLHGVRIFGINKY, from the exons ATGAATGTTGGAGTAGCACACAGCGAGGTGAACCCCAACACGCGGGTCATGAACAGTCGGGGAATCTGGCTGACCTATGCGCTGGGCGTCGGAATGTTGCACATAGTACTCCTGAGTATTCCTTTCTTCAGTGTACCGGTTGTCTGGACTCTAACAAACGTTATCCACAATTTG GGAATGTACGTTTTCTTGCATGCTGTGAAAGGCACCCCATTTGAGACTCCAGATCAAGGAAAGGCCAGGCTTCTGACACACTGGGAGCAGCTGGACTATGGTGTACAGTTTACATCTTCCAGAAAGTTCTTCACCATTTCACCAATAATTCT gtaTTTTCTTGCAAGCTTCTACACAAAGTACGACACGACACACTTTGTCATCAACACTGCTTCTCTTCTCAGTGTGCTCATCCCCAAATTGCCACAGCTTCATGGAGTTCGAATCTTTGGCAtcaacaaatattaa
- the osgepl1 gene encoding probable tRNA N6-adenosine threonylcarbamoyltransferase, mitochondrial, with translation MLLISSSLCSRSLCRTARIMCSLNVMSGSSPFMPRRILWKRAFTRAVGSRLVLGIETSCDDTGAAVLDETGFILGESLHSQKEVHLKTGGIIPTVAQRLHRENIAGVVQDALNKSGVAPRELAAVATTVKPGLALSLGIGLEYSLNFVKQHQKPFIPIHHMEAHALTVRMIQPVPFPFLVLLISGGHCLLAVARDVDDFLLLGQSMDEAPGDTLDKVARRLSLIKHPKCSMLSGGQAIELLAKEGNRLNFSFKTPMGQYFDCNFSFAGVRNQVTQVIKQKEEEEGVQQGGILSSVNDIAAATQHTVASHIAKRTHRAILFCKERGLLPECSPTLVVSGGVASNQYIREILKIVTDATGMHLLCPPSKFCTDNGVMIAWNGVERLRVGKGIMTHTDQIRYEPKAPLGTDITNQVKEAAIRTPSLKLKISVR, from the exons ATGCTGCTAATATCGTCTTCGTTATGTTCACGGTCACTATGTCGTACAGCGCGAATCATGTGTTCATTAAATGTTATGTCTGGATCCAGTCCTTTCATGCCGAGACGGATATTATGGAAACGAGCGTTTACCCGAGCAGTTGGGTCGAGACTTGTCTTGGGCATAGAAACGAGCTGTGATGATACAGGAGCCGCTGTTTTGGACGAGACGGGGTTCATTCTCGGGGAATCTTTGCATTCCCAGAAAGAGGTGCATTTAAA AACAGGAGGAATTATTCCAACAGTTGCCCAGAGGTTGCACAGAGAGAACATAGCTGGTGTGGTTCAGGATGCCCTGAACAAGAGTGGAGTGGCACCAAGAGAGCTCGCTGCTGTGGCAACCACTGTGAAGCCTGGTCTTGCCCTGAGCCTTGGGATTGGCCTGGAATACAGCCTGAACTTTGTTAAGCAGCATCAGAAGCCATTCATCCCCATTCACCACATGGAGGCCCATGCCTTGACTGTCAGGATGATCCAGCCTGTGCCCTTCCCCTTCTTGGTGCTCCTAATCTCAGGGGGGCACTGTCTCTTGGCTGTGGCCAGAGATGTTGATGACTTTCTCTTGTTGGGACAATCAATGGATGAAGCACCAGGAGACACTTTAGATAAG GTGGCAAGAAGACTGTCGCTGATAAAACACCCAAAGTGCTCCATGTTGAGCGGGGGGCAGGCAATCGAGCTCCTGGCTAAAGAGGGCAACAGGTTAAATTTCAGCTTCAAGACACCAATGGGGCAATACTTTGACTGCAACTTCTCCTTCGCTGGCGTCCGAAACCAGGTCACACAAGTGATAAagcaaaaagaggaggaggaag GTGTACAGCAGGGCGGGATACTGTCAAGCGTGAATGACATTGCTGCAGcgacacagcacacagtagccTCCCACATTGCCAAGCGCACACATCGGGCCATTCTCTTCTGTAAGGAAAGAGGGCTTTTGCCTGAATGCAGCCCCACTCTG GTGGTCTCTGGAGGAGTTGCCAGCAATCAGTACATCAGGGAGATTTTGAAAATTGTAACAGACGCCACGGGAATGCATTTGCTGTGTCCACCATCTAAGTTCTGCACCGACAATGGAGTCATGATTGCATG GAATGGGGTTGAAAGGCTCAGAGTAGGAAAGGGGATAATGACACACACAGATCAAATCCGCTACGAGCCAAA GGCTCCCCTTGGCACTGATATCACCAATCAGGTGAAGGAGGCGGCCATCAGAACGCCATCATTAAAGCTGAAGATCAGCGTCAGATGA
- the adat3 gene encoding probable inactive tRNA-specific adenosine deaminase-like protein 3, with protein sequence MEPQCKRRKPSENETIPWDVFPVLSDEQSQSITLLDAYAAPIINKKETSRIVKELTLLYPLPGLQHLKRVRACKGSGSTHPLEVIVCLVNDVRDIDSNTDMSISTLLPRAKMDSTGLGAPFLVKIPACPPLTRPQFEQASRHWPTSFHEDKQVTVALKGQLFTADQKAKMQEYMTAAVMAAKAGQDLGMDAVGAVIVDPQSGRILARGHDNRRGTHPLHHAVMVCIDLVAHGQGGGAYNFEKYPACQFLAVDSSHCPENGDISSSRIMFDSDQAEQSCVPYICTGYDLYVTREPCVMCAMALVHSRISRVFYATTSLDGALGTKYKIHTQKDLNHHFEVFRGVLKQECEDLKDSSAPIKSLKS encoded by the coding sequence ATGGAACCCCAGTGCAAACGCAGAAAACCATCAGAGAATGAGACTATACCGTGGGACGTTTTCCCTGTGCTCTCGGACGAGCAGTCCCAGAGCATAACGTTACTGGATGCCTATGCTGCTCCCATCATCAACAAGAAGGAAACGTCTCGCATCGTGAAAGAGCTCACCTTATTGTATCCGCTGCCAGGTCTCCAGCACCTCAAGAGAGTGAGAGCATGCAAAGGCAGCGGCAGCACGCACCCTTTAGAGGTCATTGTGTGTTTAGTTAACGATGTACGAGACATTGATAGCAACACGGACATGTCCATctcaacactgctgccccgtgCCAAAATGGACAGCACGGGATTAGGTGCACCGTTTTTGGTGAAAATCCCGGCATGCCCTCCGCTGACTAGACCTCAGTTTGAGCAGGCTAGCAGACATTGGCCGACCTCCTTCCACGAGGATAAACAGGTGACTGTGGCTTTAAAGGGACAACTGTTCACCGCAGACCAGAAAGCCAAGATGCAGGAGTACATGACGGCTGCTGTCATGGCAGCAAAAGCAGGACAAGATCTGGGAATGGATGCTGTGGGCGCTGTCATTGTTGATCCACAAAGTGGGAGGATCCTCGCTCGGGGTCATGACAACAGACGAGGCACTCATCCACTGCACCATGCTGTTATGGTTTGCATTGATCTTGTGGCTCatgggcaggggggtggggccTACAATTTTGAAAAGTACCCAGCCTGTCAGTTTTTAGCTGTAGATTCTTCACACTGCCCAGAAAACGGTGACATTTCATCCTCCAGGATCATGTTTGACTCTGATcaagcagagcagagctgtgtgccGTACATCTGTACTGGGTATGATCTGTACGTGACCCGAGAGCCATGTGTGATGTGCGCAATGGCGCTGGTGCACTCTAGAATAAGCAGAGTGTTCTATGCTACCACCTCATTGGATGGGGCTCTGGGAACTAAGTACAAAATTCACACTCAGAAGGACCTGAATCACCACTTTGAGGTATTCAGAGGAGTCTTGAAACAGGAGTGTGAGGACCTCAAAGATAGTAGTGCCCCAATTAAATCACTAAAATCATAA